The following proteins come from a genomic window of Candidatus Francisella endociliophora:
- the rpmA gene encoding 50S ribosomal protein L27: MAHKKAGGSTRNGRDSNPKYLGVKRYGGEFVKAGTIILRQRGTKTHPGVNVGCGKDHTLFALKDGHVKFHTGGALNRKFVSVDE, translated from the coding sequence ATGGCTCATAAGAAAGCTGGTGGTAGTACTAGAAACGGAAGAGATTCAAACCCTAAGTATTTAGGTGTTAAAAGATATGGTGGTGAATTTGTTAAAGCAGGTACTATTATCCTGCGTCAAAGAGGTACTAAGACTCATCCAGGTGTAAATGTTGGTTGTGGTAAAGATCACACTTTATTTGCTCTTAAAGATGGACATGTTAAGTTCCATACTGGTGGTGCTTTAAACCGTAAATTCGTATCAGTAGACGAATAA
- a CDS encoding MFS transporter: MFDQIKTTFKNSFGNIIEWYDFSLYGYFATVISAQFFSQESPFVAIIATFGAFAAGFIARPIGSIFFGRLGDRLGRHYAMNLAIIMMGIPTIVMAFLPGYSLIGIWAPVLLVTVRILQGLSAGGQFGNLMTITSEDDNQCYRGFNLAIAYSTSVIGFLLASGISFLTVSLLPQEWQYYAWRIPFALGFILLLLHFFFREDDKIQEEIKGEESTSLEIKPMEQLFKHYKWRLFLIIVLSTTATVFYYLDVTYMVTYMERQLGLSLSTALAINTLSIIAMCLIMPLFGYLSDVYGRKKTHIIGYLLLLVTTVPMVMLMQLQNIILIAVMVISMAMLTAVIQGVSTPYYTEIFPSRVRATGCSIGFGFGASLSGFAPMIATIVMGYTTPTIGLCLLLVTVGIIGLVIAIIIPNAQVETRRLNCLNS; this comes from the coding sequence ATGTTTGATCAAATAAAAACAACATTTAAAAATTCGTTTGGTAATATTATAGAGTGGTATGATTTTTCATTATACGGTTATTTTGCAACAGTTATATCCGCTCAGTTTTTTTCACAAGAAAGTCCATTTGTAGCAATTATTGCAACATTTGGAGCTTTCGCTGCAGGTTTTATAGCTAGACCTATTGGTTCAATATTCTTTGGCAGGTTGGGTGATAGATTAGGGCGACATTATGCTATGAATCTAGCTATTATTATGATGGGAATACCTACTATAGTTATGGCTTTTCTTCCTGGCTATAGTTTAATTGGTATTTGGGCCCCTGTGTTATTGGTAACAGTACGTATTTTACAAGGATTGTCTGCAGGTGGTCAGTTTGGTAATCTTATGACAATAACTTCAGAGGATGATAATCAATGTTATCGAGGTTTTAATTTAGCTATTGCTTATTCAACATCAGTTATTGGGTTTTTGCTAGCATCTGGAATAAGTTTTTTAACTGTAAGTTTACTGCCTCAAGAGTGGCAGTATTATGCTTGGAGAATACCATTTGCATTAGGTTTTATACTTTTGCTATTACACTTTTTCTTCAGAGAAGATGATAAAATTCAAGAGGAAATTAAAGGAGAGGAAAGCACAAGTCTTGAAATAAAACCAATGGAACAGCTTTTTAAACATTATAAGTGGAGACTTTTTCTTATAATTGTATTATCAACAACGGCTACGGTTTTTTATTATTTAGATGTTACATATATGGTTACGTATATGGAAAGACAACTAGGACTTAGTTTATCAACTGCATTAGCTATTAATACTTTAAGTATTATCGCTATGTGCTTGATAATGCCCTTATTTGGTTATCTTTCAGATGTATATGGTCGCAAGAAGACTCATATAATAGGGTATCTATTACTATTAGTTACTACAGTGCCAATGGTTATGCTTATGCAATTACAAAATATTATTCTGATTGCAGTAATGGTTATCTCTATGGCTATGCTGACAGCTGTGATTCAAGGTGTCTCTACTCCATATTATACCGAAATATTTCCATCAAGAGTCAGAGCAACTGGCTGTTCTATAGGGTTTGGTTTTGGTGCATCACTATCTGGCTTTGCTCCAATGATAGCTACTATTGTAATGGGATATACTACACCCACAATAGGCTTATGTTTATTGTTAGTTACAGTAGGTATAATTGGTTTGGTAATAGCTATAATTATTCCTAATGCCCAAGTTGAGACTAGAAGGCTTAATTGTTTGAATAGTTAA
- a CDS encoding ABC transporter permease — protein sequence MQNLEKSFRHVFAYFIPFTWFVVFLLVPFLFVVGISFTLPADGTPPVTSILTYKNEALNFTLYLKNYVELIHYNLVFIALLNSLKVALITTILCILIGYPMALALSRADKNTQIFFLILIVIPYWTSFLLRTYAWVTLLGNHTLNQYLMDLGLPSMALLYNSFSMYLGMVYCYLPFLVLPLYSTLIKIDPSIYDAAEDLGSRPINSFFKITLPLSMPGLVAGSLLIFIPAVGEVVVPQIMGGMDSLMIGNIIWEEFFTSNNWGMAATISVVLIVILVLPILWMQRIQAKRTFV from the coding sequence ATGCAAAATTTAGAAAAAAGTTTTAGGCATGTTTTTGCATACTTTATACCTTTCACATGGTTTGTAGTTTTTTTATTAGTTCCTTTCTTATTTGTTGTAGGAATAAGCTTTACCTTACCTGCAGATGGTACTCCTCCAGTCACATCTATTTTAACTTACAAAAATGAAGCCCTTAACTTTACTCTATATTTAAAAAACTATGTAGAACTAATACATTACAACTTAGTATTTATAGCACTACTTAACTCATTAAAAGTGGCACTTATAACTACCATTCTTTGTATATTAATTGGCTACCCTATGGCATTAGCCCTATCAAGAGCTGATAAGAACACACAAATATTTTTTCTAATCCTAATAGTTATCCCATACTGGACCTCATTTCTACTTAGAACTTATGCTTGGGTTACTTTGCTAGGTAATCATACATTAAATCAATACTTAATGGACTTAGGTTTACCAAGTATGGCTTTGTTATACAATAGCTTTTCAATGTATCTAGGTATGGTTTACTGTTATTTACCATTTTTAGTATTGCCTCTTTATAGCACTCTTATAAAGATTGATCCGAGTATATATGATGCTGCTGAAGACCTAGGATCAAGACCTATAAATTCTTTCTTTAAGATAACACTTCCTTTATCCATGCCTGGATTAGTCGCTGGAAGTTTACTTATATTTATTCCAGCAGTTGGTGAGGTTGTTGTACCACAAATCATGGGAGGAATGGACTCTCTAATGATTGGTAATATTATATGGGAAGAGTTCTTTACATCAAACAACTGGGGGATGGCTGCTACTATCTCAGTAGTATTAATAGTAATACTTGTTTTACCAATATTATGGATGCAACGCATTCAAGCAAAACGAACTTTTGTATAA
- a CDS encoding DNA-3-methyladenine glycosylase I: MISKNRCFGNKPNQRLYADYHDNEWGIPKYNDRELFELLILEGAQAGLNWETILKKRQGYRDAFYNFDPAKIADMTDSELETLRSNPNIIRNKLKIYATRKNAQAFLQIQKKFGSFSDYLWAFVDNKPIKNHWESHKEVPTSTSISEKISKDLKKRGMSFVGPTIIYAYMQAAGLVNDHLVNCWCYTINK; encoded by the coding sequence ATGATTTCTAAAAATCGTTGTTTTGGCAATAAACCTAATCAAAGGCTCTATGCTGACTATCATGATAATGAATGGGGTATTCCTAAATATAATGATAGAGAGCTTTTTGAACTTTTGATATTAGAAGGCGCTCAAGCAGGATTAAACTGGGAAACTATTCTAAAAAAGCGTCAAGGCTATCGGGATGCTTTTTATAATTTTGATCCAGCTAAAATAGCTGATATGACAGATTCTGAGCTTGAGACTCTTCGCTCTAATCCAAATATTATCCGTAATAAATTAAAAATCTACGCTACTAGGAAGAATGCTCAAGCATTTCTACAAATTCAAAAGAAATTTGGTAGTTTTAGTGATTATCTATGGGCATTTGTAGATAATAAACCTATTAAAAATCATTGGGAATCTCATAAGGAAGTTCCAACCTCAACCTCTATTAGTGAGAAAATATCAAAAGATCTCAAAAAAAGAGGCATGAGTTTTGTAGGTCCAACTATAATCTATGCTTATATGCAAGCAGCTGGCTTAGTTAATGATCATCTGGTTAATTGTTGGTGTTACACTATAAACAAGTAG
- the rplU gene encoding 50S ribosomal protein L21: protein MYAIIKNGGKQYKVKEGEVVKLEKFDLGIGEKVEFDTVLMGQTAEGEVKVGAPVVEGAKVVGEVVEQGRHKKVKIMKFRRRKHSMKQQGHRQYFTAVKVSSISL from the coding sequence ATGTACGCGATAATTAAAAATGGCGGTAAGCAATACAAAGTTAAAGAAGGCGAAGTTGTTAAACTTGAGAAATTCGATCTTGGTATTGGTGAAAAAGTTGAGTTTGATACTGTTTTAATGGGTCAAACAGCAGAGGGCGAAGTTAAAGTAGGCGCTCCTGTTGTAGAAGGTGCTAAAGTTGTAGGTGAAGTTGTAGAACAAGGTCGTCATAAGAAAGTTAAAATTATGAAGTTCCGTCGTCGTAAGCACAGCATGAAGCAACAAGGTCACCGTCAGTATTTTACAGCGGTAAAAGTTTCATCTATTAGTTTATAA
- a CDS encoding ABC transporter permease: MKKFTFSNIMLILGLVFLYIPLIILIVFSFSNSEIINLWGGFTFDWYHEVINDEDIINATFTSLKIATITSVVATVLGTIVAYAMTRFTFFRTRSFLYGLVATPLVLPDIILGVALLLMFSTLQHIIGWPAERGTTTVVIAHVTMCTAYVTIVMQSRIASVDISLEEAALDLGAGPIKTFFAVTLPQLIPALITAALLTFTLSIDDLVVTEFVAGSDNPTLPMYIYSTVKNGPTPEINALATIMIGIIIVGVLAAMFISTKLQKKK; this comes from the coding sequence ATGAAAAAATTTACTTTTAGTAACATTATGCTCATACTTGGTCTAGTATTTTTATATATTCCATTAATAATTCTTATAGTATTTTCATTTAGTAATTCTGAAATTATCAATTTATGGGGAGGCTTTACATTTGATTGGTACCATGAAGTCATTAATGATGAAGATATTATCAATGCGACTTTTACCAGCCTAAAGATTGCTACAATCACATCAGTTGTTGCAACTGTACTCGGGACTATTGTAGCTTATGCTATGACTAGATTTACATTCTTTAGAACTAGAAGTTTCTTATACGGATTAGTAGCAACTCCGCTAGTGCTACCAGATATTATTCTCGGTGTTGCATTACTTTTGATGTTTTCAACTTTACAGCACATTATAGGCTGGCCTGCTGAGAGAGGCACTACGACTGTAGTAATTGCACATGTAACAATGTGTACAGCTTATGTAACTATTGTAATGCAATCAAGAATTGCTAGCGTAGATATATCACTAGAAGAAGCCGCTCTAGATTTAGGTGCAGGACCTATCAAAACTTTCTTTGCAGTTACACTACCGCAACTGATTCCAGCACTTATAACAGCTGCTTTACTTACTTTTACGCTATCTATAGATGATCTAGTTGTAACAGAGTTTGTAGCAGGTAGTGATAACCCTACCTTACCTATGTATATTTACTCTACTGTTAAAAATGGCCCTACCCCAGAAATTAATGCTTTAGCAACTATTATGATTGGCATTATTATAGTAGGAGTCCTGGCTGCTATGTTTATATCTACTAAGCTTCAAAAGAAAAAGTAG
- a CDS encoding MFS transporter gives MNESIYKKISWRILPFLVVCFTLAYIDRVNVSFAKIQMVSELGFSETVYGLGAGIFFIGYFIFEVPSNYLLVKIGASRWLGFLMVVWGTLSSLTMFIDSAQQFYLLRFLLGLAEAGFVPGVIYYLSEWYPSYRRAKVTAIFLSSIALSGIVGGPISGFIMNIFDQYHYGGWRMLFLIEGIPTIILGFLAPKILSSIDKAKWISQTEREYLRKQLENDRANQESPKKIAIFMDMRVWWLSAIYFCGITGLYTVCFYLPALINNVGVKNIFAIGVISAIPYISAIVAMIAISASSDYFKERKYHFIAVNIIAVIGFLGIAVFDNNIYLALIFMSLATAGILTLVSLFWSLPATLMSGMAAAIAIAIINSVGNLSGFVTPYLIGYIIDTTKSISPALYVISIVVLFGSVLLYRFSKKVDNI, from the coding sequence ATGAACGAAAGTATCTATAAAAAAATTAGTTGGCGGATTTTACCTTTTTTAGTTGTATGCTTTACTCTTGCATATATAGATAGAGTCAATGTATCTTTTGCTAAGATTCAGATGGTGTCTGAGCTTGGATTTTCTGAAACTGTATATGGTTTAGGAGCAGGGATATTTTTTATAGGTTATTTTATCTTCGAAGTACCGAGTAACTATTTGCTAGTCAAAATTGGAGCTAGCAGATGGCTAGGTTTCTTAATGGTAGTGTGGGGTACTCTGTCCTCTTTGACAATGTTTATCGACTCTGCGCAACAATTTTATTTACTTAGATTTTTATTAGGTTTAGCAGAGGCTGGATTTGTTCCTGGGGTTATTTATTATTTGTCTGAGTGGTATCCTTCATATAGGCGGGCAAAAGTTACAGCTATATTTTTAAGCTCGATAGCTCTTTCAGGAATCGTTGGGGGACCTATCTCTGGGTTTATTATGAATATCTTTGATCAATATCATTATGGTGGTTGGAGAATGTTATTCTTAATTGAGGGGATTCCTACAATTATTTTGGGTTTTTTAGCACCAAAAATTTTAAGCTCAATTGATAAAGCAAAATGGATAAGCCAAACAGAAAGAGAATACTTGCGCAAACAATTAGAAAATGATCGTGCAAATCAAGAATCACCTAAAAAAATAGCTATTTTTATGGACATGCGTGTTTGGTGGTTATCGGCAATATACTTTTGTGGCATTACAGGACTATATACGGTCTGTTTTTACTTGCCAGCTTTAATTAATAATGTAGGTGTGAAAAATATTTTTGCAATAGGTGTTATATCTGCAATACCATATATATCTGCTATAGTAGCAATGATAGCTATTAGTGCAAGTTCTGATTATTTTAAAGAAAGAAAGTATCATTTTATAGCTGTAAACATTATTGCAGTAATAGGGTTTTTAGGTATCGCAGTTTTTGATAATAACATTTATTTAGCATTGATATTTATGTCATTAGCAACAGCAGGGATTTTAACGTTAGTTTCTTTATTTTGGAGTCTACCAGCTACCTTGATGAGCGGTATGGCAGCGGCTATTGCAATAGCTATAATTAATTCTGTAGGTAACTTATCAGGATTTGTTACACCATATTTGATTGGCTATATTATAGATACTACTAAATCGATTTCTCCTGCTCTTTATGTTATTTCTATAGTGGTCTTATTTGGTTCAGTCTTGCTTTATAGATTTTCTAAAAAGGTAGATAATATCTAA
- a CDS encoding ABC transporter ATP-binding protein, giving the protein MNKVSKKPIVSIKNISKQFEDGLLAVDSVNLDVYPKEFFSLLGGSGSGKSTLLRMLAGFEKPTDGKIIIDGVDMSTTPPYKRPVNMMFQSYALFPHMTIKQNIMFGLKQEKSLNKEDIEKATDRALKIIKMDHLAKRKPHQLSGGQRQRVALARCLAKRPKLILLDEPLSALDKNLRDQMQFELVDIQEQTGSTFIMVTHDQEEAMTMSTRIGIMTDGWLEQVSTPSEIYEFPKSKFVANFIGKSTIFEGRVEEVSRTRSVITSEQANTTFVLQRNIEAIEDQEIWIGLRPEKIVISKEVPEDYNPQNPINCIKGKVEDIAYMGGLSTYHVRTANGIIKSTDFNIERNADHPSWGDEVYLTWESQNIMVLYS; this is encoded by the coding sequence ATGAATAAAGTATCAAAGAAACCCATTGTTTCTATTAAAAATATATCTAAACAATTTGAGGATGGCCTTTTAGCTGTAGACTCAGTAAATTTAGATGTTTATCCTAAAGAGTTCTTCTCACTATTAGGTGGCTCTGGTAGTGGTAAAAGTACCCTACTGAGGATGCTTGCCGGATTTGAAAAGCCTACAGATGGTAAAATTATTATTGATGGTGTTGATATGTCAACTACGCCACCATATAAAAGACCTGTTAATATGATGTTTCAATCATACGCTTTATTTCCACATATGACTATTAAACAAAATATCATGTTTGGTCTAAAACAGGAAAAATCTCTTAATAAAGAAGATATTGAAAAAGCTACCGATAGAGCTCTAAAAATCATTAAGATGGATCATCTTGCAAAAAGAAAGCCTCATCAGTTATCAGGTGGTCAACGCCAACGTGTAGCTTTAGCAAGATGCTTAGCAAAAAGACCAAAATTAATATTATTAGATGAACCATTATCTGCTTTAGACAAGAATCTACGTGACCAAATGCAGTTTGAGCTTGTTGATATCCAAGAGCAAACAGGTAGTACATTTATAATGGTAACTCATGACCAAGAAGAGGCTATGACAATGTCTACTCGCATAGGAATTATGACAGATGGTTGGCTTGAGCAAGTTAGTACGCCATCAGAAATTTATGAATTCCCTAAAAGTAAATTTGTAGCAAACTTTATTGGTAAAAGTACAATATTTGAGGGACGTGTTGAAGAGGTTAGCAGAACTCGTAGTGTTATAACTTCTGAACAAGCTAACACTACCTTTGTCTTACAAAGAAATATTGAAGCTATTGAAGATCAAGAAATATGGATTGGCTTACGCCCAGAAAAAATTGTTATCAGCAAAGAAGTACCTGAAGATTATAACCCTCAAAACCCTATAAACTGTATCAAAGGTAAAGTAGAGGATATTGCATATATGGGTGGATTATCTACTTACCATGTCAGAACAGCTAATGGAATTATTAAATCTACTGATTTTAATATTGAGAGAAATGCTGATCATCCATCTTGGGGAGATGAAGTATATCTAACTTGGGAATCACAAAATATCATGGTGTTGTACTCATAA